In a single window of the Eshraghiella crossota genome:
- a CDS encoding carbohydrate ABC transporter permease, with the protein MEKNNNKAWLYLIPAILFLGVFMIYPLVDVLIYSFEEGYNFASQSYSGIGFYNYSYVLHDPYFVQALKNTILLVAITVPTSTILSLLISVGLSKIKPLRNLYQTVYFLPYVTNTLAVGLVFMILFKKTAYSDGLINVLINAFGGKSVDFIDGPYWAKMLVMCIYTIWIVMPFKILILTSALASVNEQYYNAARVDGTSGTRIFFRITLPMIKPIVFYLVITGFIGAFKAYSDEVALFGTDLNAAGMNTIVGYVYDMLYGKSGGYPSYASAAAIILFLIVFTITCINLMVGSNKNDGKE; encoded by the coding sequence ATGGAGAAAAATAACAACAAAGCATGGCTGTATCTTATACCTGCCATTCTTTTTCTTGGTGTGTTTATGATATATCCGTTAGTGGACGTGCTTATATATTCCTTTGAAGAGGGATATAATTTTGCGTCACAAAGCTACAGTGGTATAGGGTTTTATAATTATTCCTATGTGCTTCATGACCCTTATTTTGTACAGGCACTAAAAAATACAATACTCCTTGTGGCAATAACGGTTCCCACATCAACGATTCTGTCGTTACTTATTTCTGTGGGATTAAGTAAAATAAAGCCGCTCAGAAATTTATACCAGACAGTATATTTTCTGCCTTATGTAACCAATACCCTCGCAGTCGGTCTTGTATTTATGATACTTTTCAAAAAGACCGCATATTCCGACGGACTAATAAACGTTCTTATAAATGCGTTCGGAGGAAAGTCCGTGGATTTTATTGATGGTCCGTATTGGGCAAAAATGCTTGTTATGTGTATTTACACTATATGGATTGTAATGCCTTTTAAGATACTTATTCTGACAAGTGCCCTTGCCTCCGTTAATGAGCAGTATTACAATGCGGCACGGGTTGACGGAACATCCGGTACAAGAATATTTTTCAGAATTACACTTCCTATGATTAAACCGATTGTATTTTATCTTGTTATCACGGGATTTATAGGAGCATTTAAAGCATACAGTGATGAAGTTGCACTCTTTGGAACAGACCTTAATGCGGCGGGAATGAATACAATCGTAGGTTATGTTTACGATATGCTTTACGGCAAGAGCGGCGGATATCCGTCCTATGCCTCTGCCGCGGCGATTATATTGTTTTTAATTGTTTTTACCATAACCTGTATAAATCTTATGGTTGGAAGCAACAAAAATGACGGAAAGGAGTAA
- a CDS encoding ABC transporter ATP-binding protein: MKVVLENLTKKFQNRNRKDKKDVIAVDDFNLEIPDGKLVGLLGPSGCGKSTMLYMISGLLTPTEGKIYFGENDVTKVPTENRGVGLVFQNYALYPHLTVKQNIIFPLQNLKGKDKLTKEEMDKRAYNAAKIVQIDEFLDRKPNALSGGQQQRVAIARALVKMPPVLLLDEPLSNLDARLRLQTREEIRRIQRETGITTIFVTHDQEEAMSISDIIIVMKDGRMQQVGRPQEVYDNPVNLFVAKFLGTPPINVFNGYVKNEKLYIGKDELFAVQGVSDREVYVGIRPEGFIPEDSGKLHCKMERIEIMGRDISIVSQNDASVNPVVRSIITNDRVIDGTREEVAFNLKPSKVLIFDKETEERIRYGEK; encoded by the coding sequence ATGAAGGTTGTATTAGAGAATCTGACCAAAAAATTCCAGAATAGAAACCGAAAAGACAAAAAAGATGTTATCGCGGTGGATGATTTTAATCTTGAAATTCCGGACGGAAAGCTTGTAGGTCTTTTGGGACCGTCAGGCTGCGGAAAAAGCACCATGCTTTATATGATAAGCGGACTGCTTACACCAACGGAGGGCAAAATATATTTTGGAGAGAATGATGTAACGAAAGTTCCTACAGAAAACAGAGGCGTGGGACTTGTGTTCCAGAATTATGCTTTGTATCCACATCTTACCGTAAAACAGAATATTATTTTCCCATTACAGAACCTTAAAGGAAAAGATAAACTTACTAAAGAAGAGATGGACAAACGTGCATATAATGCGGCTAAAATAGTCCAGATAGATGAGTTCCTTGACAGAAAACCCAATGCACTTTCGGGAGGACAGCAGCAAAGAGTAGCCATTGCAAGAGCACTTGTAAAGATGCCGCCGGTATTGCTGCTTGACGAACCATTGTCCAATCTTGATGCAAGATTAAGATTACAGACAAGGGAGGAGATAAGAAGAATCCAGAGGGAGACAGGGATTACCACCATATTTGTAACCCATGACCAGGAAGAAGCAATGAGTATATCGGATATTATAATTGTCATGAAGGACGGCAGGATGCAGCAGGTGGGCAGGCCGCAGGAGGTCTATGATAATCCTGTCAATCTTTTCGTGGCAAAATTCCTCGGAACACCGCCTATCAATGTGTTTAACGGGTATGTCAAAAATGAAAAATTATATATCGGAAAAGATGAACTTTTTGCAGTACAGGGAGTAAGCGACAGAGAAGTCTATGTGGGCATAAGACCGGAGGGTTTCATTCCTGAAGACAGCGGAAAATTGCATTGCAAAATGGAAAGAATAGAAATTATGGGAAGGGATATAAGCATAGTTTCCCAAAATGATGCTTCCGTTAATCCGGTTGTACGTTCAATAATAACCAATGACAGGGTTATTGACGGAACCAGGGAAGAAGTTGCATTCAACCTGAAACCATCAAAAGTCCTTATATTTGATAAGGAAACGGAGGAAAGGATACGTTATGGAGAAAAATAA
- a CDS encoding DUF2971 domain-containing protein, producing MIGSRICLDEVKDKVLYHYTKSNGINGIMNNKCFWATKNDFLNDPKEFLYVNKILKKVLINYIGNDDKIGMFLEDVNNSGNSEYFVLSFSCCRDSITMWAEFGNANGYNIGFDSRKIIKRIDEANEVEYHGLVIYDRDKQIKYIHEFMEQFIKEFPQFTDMVDKGYNDRNDEEYRRMCISFSDKISIYSMFFKAEAFSQEKEYRFVFAKKSDTKVHFRVREGYIIPYIEVPLSTEPLPVNEIVVAPKNHIDLAKKGMDYMMKALNYDVPVTLSDIKLRY from the coding sequence ATGATAGGTAGCAGGATATGTCTTGATGAGGTAAAGGATAAGGTACTTTACCACTACACAAAAAGCAATGGAATTAACGGAATAATGAATAATAAATGCTTTTGGGCGACCAAGAATGATTTTTTAAATGATCCAAAAGAATTTCTGTATGTTAATAAAATACTGAAGAAAGTACTTATTAACTACATCGGGAATGATGATAAAATTGGGATGTTTTTAGAGGATGTCAATAATAGCGGCAACTCAGAATATTTTGTTTTATCTTTTTCCTGCTGCAGGGACAGCATAACCATGTGGGCAGAATTTGGTAACGCCAATGGATATAACATTGGTTTTGACAGCAGAAAGATAATTAAGAGAATAGATGAAGCCAACGAGGTAGAATATCACGGACTCGTGATTTATGACCGAGATAAGCAGATAAAATATATCCATGAATTTATGGAACAGTTCATAAAAGAATTTCCGCAGTTTACGGACATGGTTGATAAAGGTTATAATGACCGTAACGATGAAGAATACAGGAGAATGTGTATAAGTTTCAGCGATAAGATATCAATATATTCAATGTTTTTTAAAGCAGAAGCATTTTCACAGGAGAAGGAGTACCGCTTTGTATTTGCCAAGAAATCCGATACGAAGGTCCATTTCAGGGTAAGGGAAGGGTACATTATACCATATATAGAGGTTCCTTTAAGCACAGAGCCCCTTCCTGTCAATGAAATTGTGGTTGCACCGAAGAACCACATAGACCTTGCCAAAAAGGGGATGGATTATATGATGAAAGCATTAAATTATGATGTGCCGGTAACCCTGTCGGACATTAAACTCAGATATTAA
- a CDS encoding ABC transporter substrate-binding protein yields the protein MRKFKKAVAAVTVCCLAVSLFTGCHGKKNNVSFVIPEKFDTDRNYEINFWAKSDTNVNQTRIYENTISRFEELYPNIKVNLRLYTDYNRIYNDVITNISTDTTPNVCITYPDHIATYLTGTDVVVPLDELMTDENYGLGGKELRYDSVKKDEITESFLNECKIGDRYYALPYMRSTEACYINKDMVEKLGYEVPDVLTWDYIFKVSEAAMAKDGDGNYLVNGQNVLIPFIYKSTDNMLIQMLKQRNAGYSTDDGKIEIFNDTTKEILYELAEHGKTGAFSTFKISSYPANFLNAGQCIFAVDSTAGSTWMGADAPLSDISEDKIIDFETVVRPVPQYDVNNPSMISQGPSICIFNKSDRQEVLASWIFAQYLITNDVQIPYSETEGYVPVTKKAVNSDEYREYLALGGSDDNEHYSIKIEATKLLLDNEDNTFVTPVFNGSASLRNAAGQLIENVVKSVRRKETVDESYMDNLFDKVIALYHLDDVSENSSQGALPTGSKVMLISIGAAWLIMGIVLVMRKIKKERHCH from the coding sequence ATGAGAAAATTCAAAAAAGCCGTTGCGGCTGTTACGGTATGCTGTCTTGCAGTATCGTTATTTACAGGCTGCCATGGTAAAAAAAACAACGTATCTTTTGTAATACCGGAGAAATTTGACACAGACAGGAATTACGAGATTAATTTCTGGGCAAAATCTGATACCAATGTAAATCAGACAAGAATTTATGAAAATACCATAAGCCGTTTTGAAGAACTTTATCCCAATATAAAAGTTAATTTAAGGCTTTATACGGATTACAACAGGATTTACAATGACGTTATTACCAATATTTCCACGGACACAACCCCGAACGTGTGTATTACCTATCCCGACCATATTGCCACATACCTTACGGGAACGGATGTAGTGGTTCCTCTTGATGAACTTATGACGGATGAAAACTATGGTCTCGGCGGCAAAGAATTAAGATACGATTCAGTAAAAAAAGATGAGATAACGGAGAGTTTTCTCAATGAATGTAAGATAGGTGACAGATATTATGCACTTCCTTATATGAGGTCAACAGAAGCCTGTTATATTAATAAAGACATGGTAGAAAAACTTGGATATGAGGTACCCGATGTTCTCACATGGGATTATATTTTTAAGGTATCAGAGGCAGCAATGGCAAAAGACGGGGACGGAAACTATCTCGTCAACGGTCAGAACGTACTCATACCTTTTATATATAAATCAACGGACAATATGCTTATCCAGATGTTGAAGCAAAGGAATGCAGGTTATTCCACGGATGATGGTAAAATAGAGATTTTTAACGACACAACCAAAGAGATTTTATATGAACTTGCAGAACATGGTAAAACAGGAGCATTTTCCACATTTAAGATTTCTAGTTATCCCGCTAATTTCTTAAATGCGGGTCAATGTATTTTTGCCGTAGACTCGACTGCCGGCTCAACATGGATGGGTGCAGATGCACCGCTAAGTGATATAAGTGAAGATAAAATAATTGATTTTGAAACGGTTGTAAGGCCTGTTCCCCAATATGATGTGAACAATCCTTCAATGATTTCACAGGGACCATCAATATGTATTTTTAATAAAAGCGACCGCCAGGAGGTACTTGCATCATGGATTTTTGCACAATATCTCATAACCAATGATGTACAGATACCATACAGTGAGACGGAAGGATATGTACCTGTGACCAAAAAGGCGGTTAATTCCGATGAGTACAGGGAATATCTGGCACTTGGCGGAAGTGATGATAATGAGCACTACAGCATAAAGATAGAAGCAACAAAGCTGCTGCTTGATAACGAAGATAATACTTTTGTGACACCGGTATTTAACGGCTCGGCATCCCTTAGAAATGCTGCCGGCCAGCTTATAGAAAATGTTGTGAAATCGGTAAGACGAAAAGAAACCGTGGATGAAAGTTACATGGATAATCTTTTTGACAAAGTGATAGCACTTTATCATCTTGATGATGTCAGTGAAAACAGCAGTCAGGGAGCACTTCCCACAGGGTCAAAAGTCATGTTAATAAGCATAGGTGCGGCATGGTTAATTATGGGTATTGTTTTGGTTATGAGAAAAATAAAAAAAGAAAGGCATTGCCATTAA
- a CDS encoding LacI family DNA-binding transcriptional regulator — MTIKDIAKESGYSIGTVSRVLNNASDVSEHAKNSVMQVVNKYNFRLNNNAKHLKQQSKDGIAIIIKGTQNMLFAAVLEPMQRLVESKGYASLMYYISEDDNEIEQAIQICKERRPLGILFLGCNHDYFRKYFHRITVPCVLVTSNAEGLQLDNLSSVCTDDKSAARLAVEHLIKQGHKNIGVLGGNMSASNAVYSRYVGVKEALVEHGYGFDEDRQFVTSYFTISGGYEAMNRLFDKMPELTAVFAMSDVTAIGAIRAIWDKGLRVPEDISVVGFDGIDIGNYFKPRLTTIRQHKEKIAARSVEILLDCIDNGARPVYEVEEFALVKGESVRKIN; from the coding sequence ATGACAATAAAAGATATTGCCAAAGAATCAGGCTATTCCATAGGGACAGTTTCGAGAGTACTGAACAATGCGTCGGATGTTTCAGAACACGCAAAAAATTCCGTTATGCAGGTTGTTAATAAATATAATTTCCGTCTTAATAACAATGCAAAGCATTTAAAACAACAAAGTAAGGATGGTATTGCGATAATAATAAAAGGAACACAGAATATGCTGTTTGCAGCAGTTCTGGAACCGATGCAAAGGCTTGTTGAATCAAAAGGTTATGCTTCGCTTATGTATTACATAAGCGAAGATGATAATGAAATTGAACAGGCTATCCAGATATGTAAAGAAAGACGTCCATTGGGAATTCTATTTTTAGGGTGCAATCATGACTATTTCAGAAAATATTTTCACCGGATTACGGTTCCATGCGTACTGGTAACAAGTAACGCGGAGGGATTGCAGTTAGATAACCTTTCCAGTGTGTGCACAGATGATAAATCAGCTGCCAGACTGGCGGTGGAGCACTTGATAAAACAGGGGCATAAGAATATTGGAGTTTTGGGTGGCAATATGAGTGCCTCAAATGCTGTTTACAGCAGATACGTAGGTGTTAAAGAAGCATTAGTTGAGCACGGATATGGTTTTGACGAGGACAGACAGTTTGTGACATCGTATTTTACAATATCCGGAGGATACGAGGCAATGAATAGATTGTTTGATAAGATGCCGGAGCTGACAGCGGTTTTTGCCATGTCAGATGTGACGGCAATCGGTGCCATAAGAGCAATATGGGACAAGGGACTGCGTGTTCCGGAAGACATATCTGTTGTGGGATTTGATGGCATTGATATCGGTAACTATTTTAAACCGAGACTTACAACAATCCGACAGCATAAAGAAAAAATAGCTGCAAGAAGCGTGGAGATACTTCTCGACTGTATTGACAATGGCGCAAGGCCTGTATATGAGGTAGAGGAATTTGCCCTTGTAAAAGGAGAGAGCGTCAGAAAAATAAACTAA
- a CDS encoding carbohydrate ABC transporter permease, producing MDEKIVVKKKFNTSNFVLGAVLSLISLAYIYPIFMVLINALKKSNKITTDAMFKLPTSETFTGWTNFKTAIETNKFFQSFGVSLLITVTSVAAIIIFCSMCAWFITRVKGFISSFIYYMFVFSMVVPFQMVMLTLSYTATKMHLNSPWTIWIIYLGFGAGLAVFMFAGFMKTIPMEIEEAAMIDGCNPLQTYFKVVLPILKPTLISVLILEAMWVWNDYLLPYLVLDRTKGYQTLPILINSAFTGSYGHVDNGSMFASVLLTIIPIIIVYLFGQKHIIKGIAAGAVKG from the coding sequence ATGGATGAAAAAATCGTAGTTAAGAAAAAATTTAATACATCTAACTTTGTACTCGGAGCTGTGCTTTCATTGATTTCACTGGCATATATTTACCCAATATTTATGGTACTTATCAATGCCTTGAAAAAGAGTAATAAAATTACAACAGATGCAATGTTCAAGCTTCCGACAAGTGAGACATTTACAGGTTGGACGAATTTTAAAACTGCAATCGAGACGAACAAATTCTTCCAGAGCTTTGGAGTGAGTTTGCTTATCACAGTAACATCAGTGGCAGCTATTATAATATTCTGCTCGATGTGTGCATGGTTTATTACCAGAGTTAAAGGATTTATATCTAGTTTTATTTATTATATGTTTGTATTTTCGATGGTTGTTCCATTCCAGATGGTTATGCTTACACTTTCGTATACAGCAACAAAAATGCACCTCAACTCACCATGGACTATATGGATAATTTATCTGGGATTTGGTGCAGGTCTGGCGGTATTTATGTTTGCCGGATTTATGAAAACAATTCCTATGGAAATAGAGGAAGCAGCAATGATTGACGGATGTAATCCGTTACAGACATATTTTAAGGTTGTATTGCCAATCCTTAAGCCAACACTTATTTCAGTATTGATTCTTGAAGCTATGTGGGTATGGAATGACTATTTACTTCCTTATCTTGTTCTTGACAGAACAAAAGGATACCAGACCTTACCTATACTTATTAATTCGGCATTCACAGGCTCATATGGACATGTTGATAATGGTTCTATGTTTGCCAGTGTGCTGCTTACTATTATACCTATCATTATTGTATATCTGTTTGGACAGAAACATATTATTAAAGGTATTGCAGCCGGAGCCGTTAAAGGATAA
- the malQ gene encoding 4-alpha-glucanotransferase, with protein sequence MRKSGVLMHISSLPSPHGIGSMGKPARDFVDFLDKAGQAYWQILPVCPTSYGDSPYQSFSTFAGNPYFIDLDELCKAGYLKRKEYAGIDWESEPDRVNYEALYNKRYVVLRKAAERFLENPEDGYKEFCHDNKSWIYDYALFMALKDANGGKSWLEWDEPLKKRYDDAINIAKEEHKEDINFWIIMQYFFFKQWNELRAYANEKNIEIIGDLPIYVALDSVDVWANPGLFQLDDNLNPTDVAGCPPDGFSATGQLWGNPLFRWDVMKADGYKWWIKRIDAACRIYNVLRIDHFRGFDSYYAIPYGETTAVNGEWRQGPGIELFKAVEKKLGKKNIIAEDLGFLTDSVRNLLRESGYPGMKVLEFAFDSRDSNNNDYLPHMYPVNCIAYAGTHDNDTIMGWMKTADKEDVKYAKEYLVMGKEEPYWDMIRALWSSVAGTTIIQAQDLLGLGSESRMNIPSTLGGNWSWRAMPKAFNAKIANRLFRLTKLYGRLK encoded by the coding sequence ATGAGAAAAAGCGGTGTTTTAATGCACATATCATCACTTCCGTCACCACATGGGATAGGAAGCATGGGAAAACCTGCAAGAGATTTTGTGGATTTTCTTGATAAAGCAGGTCAGGCTTACTGGCAGATATTGCCTGTATGCCCTACAAGCTACGGAGATTCTCCGTACCAGTCATTTTCAACCTTTGCAGGTAATCCATACTTTATTGATCTGGATGAGCTTTGCAAGGCCGGATACCTTAAAAGAAAAGAATATGCAGGTATTGACTGGGAAAGTGAACCTGACAGAGTAAATTACGAAGCATTATATAATAAAAGATATGTTGTTTTGAGAAAAGCAGCAGAGAGGTTTCTTGAAAATCCGGAAGATGGATATAAGGAATTCTGCCATGACAATAAGTCATGGATATATGATTACGCTTTGTTTATGGCATTAAAGGATGCCAATGGCGGTAAATCATGGCTTGAATGGGATGAACCTCTTAAGAAACGTTATGATGATGCAATTAATATAGCAAAGGAAGAACATAAGGAAGATATCAATTTCTGGATTATAATGCAGTATTTCTTCTTTAAGCAGTGGAATGAATTAAGAGCCTATGCCAATGAGAAAAATATTGAGATTATAGGTGACCTCCCTATATATGTAGCACTTGACAGTGTTGACGTATGGGCTAATCCGGGGCTTTTCCAGCTTGATGATAATCTTAATCCTACGGATGTTGCAGGATGTCCTCCCGATGGATTTTCAGCAACGGGCCAGTTATGGGGTAATCCTTTATTCCGTTGGGATGTAATGAAAGCTGACGGATATAAATGGTGGATAAAGAGAATAGATGCAGCATGCAGAATATATAATGTTCTCAGAATTGATCATTTCAGAGGATTTGATTCATATTATGCAATTCCTTATGGTGAGACAACTGCCGTAAACGGTGAATGGAGACAGGGACCGGGAATAGAATTGTTCAAAGCAGTTGAAAAGAAATTAGGAAAGAAGAATATAATTGCCGAGGATTTAGGATTTTTAACAGATTCGGTAAGAAATCTTCTTCGCGAAAGCGGATATCCGGGAATGAAAGTTCTGGAATTTGCTTTTGACAGCAGGGACAGCAACAATAACGATTATCTTCCACATATGTATCCGGTTAATTGTATTGCCTATGCGGGAACACATGACAACGATACAATTATGGGCTGGATGAAAACAGCAGATAAGGAAGATGTTAAATATGCAAAAGAATATCTTGTTATGGGTAAAGAAGAACCATACTGGGATATGATAAGAGCATTATGGAGCAGCGTAGCGGGTACAACAATCATTCAGGCACAGGATCTTTTAGGACTCGGCAGCGAAAGCAGAATGAATATACCTTCTACACTTGGCGGAAACTGGTCATGGCGTGCTATGCCAAAGGCATTTAACGCTAAGATAGCCAACAGGCTTTTCAGACTTACAAAACTTTACGGACGTCTGAAATAA
- a CDS encoding carbohydrate ABC transporter permease, with the protein MEKSVKKYWPFFLIPTVGAFVIGFIIPFIEGVYLSFCKFNTIKDAEWVGFKNFIYIFTKEKTGFAAPGGFLDAFLFTGKFTIVSVILINVLAFALALALTKGIKGTNIFRTIFFMPNLIGGVVLGYVWKTLINCFLSIIGQPLLALNSTAGYWGLIILMCWQQIGYMMIVYIAGLQSVPDSVIEAAEIDGANAWKTLFKVKIPMVMSSVTVCLFLTLSNSFKLFDQNLALTNGQPYGKGKMTEMLALNIFNTFYARSGKVWKGYGQAKAVIFCIVVMAISLIQLKATRSKEVQQ; encoded by the coding sequence ATGGAAAAATCAGTTAAGAAATATTGGCCATTTTTTCTTATTCCTACTGTAGGTGCTTTTGTAATCGGATTTATCATTCCATTTATAGAAGGCGTATACTTATCATTTTGCAAGTTTAATACAATAAAGGATGCAGAATGGGTAGGATTTAAGAATTTTATTTATATCTTCACAAAAGAAAAAACAGGATTTGCCGCACCCGGCGGATTCCTTGACGCATTTTTATTCACAGGAAAATTTACTATAGTATCGGTAATATTAATTAATGTACTTGCATTTGCACTTGCACTTGCACTTACAAAGGGCATTAAGGGAACTAACATTTTCAGAACAATATTCTTTATGCCTAACTTAATCGGTGGCGTTGTACTTGGTTATGTATGGAAGACGCTTATTAACTGCTTCCTTTCAATCATTGGTCAGCCACTCTTAGCTTTGAATTCAACTGCCGGATATTGGGGACTCATAATCCTTATGTGCTGGCAGCAGATAGGATATATGATGATTGTTTACATTGCAGGATTACAAAGTGTACCTGATTCTGTTATTGAAGCAGCAGAAATTGATGGTGCCAATGCATGGAAGACTTTATTTAAAGTTAAAATCCCAATGGTTATGTCATCAGTCACAGTATGTTTATTCCTGACACTTTCTAATTCATTTAAGTTATTTGACCAGAACCTTGCACTTACAAATGGTCAGCCTTATGGAAAAGGCAAGATGACAGAAATGCTTGCACTTAATATTTTTAATACATTTTATGCAAGATCCGGAAAGGTCTGGAAAGGTTACGGACAGGCGAAGGCCGTTATCTTCTGTATAGTTGTAATGGCAATTTCACTTATCCAGCTTAAAGCAACACGTTCTAAGGAGGTACAGCAGTAA
- a CDS encoding carbohydrate ABC transporter permease yields MAADIDYVRINKKSHAKKTVGNIFLYLVLTLWAVIVLFPFYWMVVTSIKGYGAYNSEKIPSLIATSPTLENYKNVFTSVPLLRYLANTLWFTVATTVLMLVVVTLAAYAFARMRFRGKNIVFGLFLSLMMIPYELVIITNYVTITNLNLRNTFTGLILPSVTSVFYIYLLKENFEQVPDELYYAAKVDGTSDIKYLLKVMIPICRPTIITITILKVIECWNSYVWPRLITYDQKYYLVSNGIQEIRENGFGRENIPAMMAAVVVISVPLIVLFFVFRKKIMEGVRRGGTKG; encoded by the coding sequence ATGGCTGCTGATATTGATTATGTAAGAATTAATAAAAAATCCCATGCAAAGAAAACAGTGGGAAATATCTTTTTATACCTTGTGCTTACATTGTGGGCGGTAATTGTGCTTTTTCCGTTTTACTGGATGGTGGTTACCTCAATAAAAGGCTACGGTGCCTACAATTCGGAAAAAATACCAAGTCTTATTGCAACGTCGCCTACGTTGGAGAACTACAAAAATGTATTCACATCAGTGCCTCTTTTAAGATATCTGGCAAATACTTTGTGGTTTACCGTTGCGACAACTGTATTGATGTTGGTTGTGGTGACACTTGCGGCCTATGCCTTTGCAAGGATGAGATTCAGGGGTAAAAATATCGTGTTCGGACTGTTTCTATCGCTGATGATGATACCGTATGAGCTTGTTATCATTACGAATTATGTTACAATTACCAATCTCAATCTCAGAAATACTTTTACGGGACTTATTCTTCCGTCGGTTACTTCGGTATTTTACATTTATCTGTTAAAAGAGAATTTTGAACAGGTGCCGGACGAGCTTTACTATGCGGCAAAAGTAGACGGAACCTCCGATATAAAATATCTTTTAAAAGTAATGATACCGATTTGCAGACCTACTATAATTACCATAACCATTCTTAAAGTAATAGAATGTTGGAATTCCTACGTATGGCCAAGACTTATTACCTACGATCAGAAATATTATCTTGTGTCAAACGGAATACAGGAGATTAGGGAAAACGGCTTCGGCAGGGAAAATATTCCTGCAATGATGGCGGCGGTTGTGGTTATTTCGGTGCCTCTCATAGTACTTTTCTTTGTTTTCCGTAAAAAAATTATGGAAGGTGTCAGAAGGGGAGGTACAAAAGGATGA